The Xanthomonas rydalmerensis genomic interval CGATCGAGATGCCGGCGCTGCGCGAACGCAGCGACGACCTGCCGGCGCTGGTGCACACCATCGCCGCGCAACTGGCGCGGACCGGGCGCGGTGAAGTGCGCTTCTCCGAGGAGGCCTTGCAGGCGCTGCGCAGCTACGAGTGGCCGGGCAACGTGCGCGAGCTGACCAACCTGGTCGAACGCCTGGCGGTGCTGCATCCGGGCGGACTGGTGCGGGTGCAGGACCTGCCGGCACGCTACCGTGGCGACTTCGCCTCGTCCATCGACGTGTCGGCACCACCGGCGCCCGTCGTCGCCGATCCGCGGCGGGTCCCGAACGTGGTGGACCTGCACGCCGGCGGCAAGCCGGGCGGCGCGGATGCCGATACGCCGGCTGCGGCCGCGGCGACACTGCCGGAAAGCGGCCTGGACCTGCGCGGGCACATGGCCAACATCGAACTGGCGCTGATCAACGAGGCGTTGGAGCGCACCCAGGGCGTGGTCGCACATGCGGCGCAGCTGCTGGGCCTGCGGCGCACCACCTTGGTCGAGAAGCTGCGCAAGTACGGCATCGACCGCGACCAGACCGAACTGGCCAGTTGAGCCGGCGCACGGCGCCGGGTGCGGCCGCACCCGGCGCGCCCGCCGCCAGCGCGGCGCACTCCCTTCCCCTTTCATCGTTTCCCCGCGGCGGCACGACCGGCGCAACGTGGGCGTCGACGTGCGCATCGCGCGGTCACGGCTAGCCACGCGGCGCTTTGCCTTGCCATCGCCGCATCCCGGTCGGCATGACGGGAGTAGACAGCCTCTTTGGCATGTGGCTTGCTTCACGTTTCACAGCACCGGGCGGCGCGTTCCGCACCGGGGACTTTCACCCGTCGCCAGGCAGGTCCCATGTCCATCCCCGTCACCAGTCCGCTGCTGCCGCCCCTGGAGGCGTTCGTCCCGTACCTGGAGCAGATCTGGCGCAGCCGCATCCTGACCAACGGCGGCGACATGCACCGTGCGCTGGAGAAGGCGCTGGCCGAGTACCTGGGGGTGAACCACCTGGCGCTGCTGACCAACGGCACCCTGGCGCTGCTGACCGCGCTGCAGGCGCTGCGCATCACCGGCGAGGTCATCACCACGCCGTACTCGTTCGTCGCCACCGCGCATTCGCTGCTGTGGCGCGGCATCAAGCCGGTGTTCGTGGACATCGATCCGCTGAGCATGAACCTGGATCCGCTCAAGATTGAAGCGGCGATCACCCCGCACACCACCGCGATCATGCCGGTGCACTGCTACGGCACCCCCTGCGACACCGCGGCGATCGAGCGCATCGCCGACACCTACAACCTCAAGGTCATCTACGACGCCGCGCACGCGTTCGGGGTCAAGGACGAGGGCGGCTCGATCCTGCGCCACGGCGACCTCAGCGTGCTCAGCTTCCACGCCACCAAGGTGTTCAACACCTTCGAGGGCGGCGCCATCGTCTGCCCGGACGCCAAGACCTACCAGCGCATCAGCCGCCTGAAGAACTTCGGCTTCGTCGACGAGACCACGGTGGTGGCGACCGGCATCAACGGCAAGATGAGCGAGATCAACGCCGCGTTCGGGCTGCTGCAACTCCAGCACATCGATGACGCGCTGGCGCAGCGTGGGGCGATCGACGCGCAGTACCGGCAACGCCTGGCGCAGGTGCCGGGGATCCGTTGCCTGGCGCCGCGGTCGCCGGGGCTGTCCAATTACGCCTCGTTCCCGATCCTGGTCGAGGACGCCTTCCCGCTGGCGCGCGATGAACTGCACCGGCTGCTGCGCAGCCACGACATCCTGGTGCGCCGCTACTTCTACCCGCTGATCAGCGATTTCCCGATGTACCGCGGCCTGCCCTCGTCCGCCCCGGCCGGCCTGCCGGTGGCCCGGCAGATGGCCGACCGCGTGCTGTGCCTGCCGATCTTCCCTGGACTGGCGGCCGACCAGGTGGACGCCATCGTCGACCTGATCGCCGCTGCCGGCGGCGTCATGTCCGGGTCCGATTCCTCCAGCACCCTCGCTCCTCCCTCCTTCGCCCAACCCGTGGAACCAGCAACATGAGCCAAGAGACGTTTATCGAGAATTTCCTGTCGGCCACGGATTTCCAGAATCCGGTCGAGGTGACCATGGACACGGTGCTGCGCGAACTGCCCGAGTGGGATTCGCTGGCCGCGCTGGGCGTGATCGTGATGTTCGACATGGAGTACGGCAAGACCATCACCGGCGAGCACCTGGCCGCCGTGGTCACCCTGGGCGACCTCTACAAGCTGACCGGGGCGTAACATGCCGACCTCCACGCTGCGCAACGTACGCTTTGCCGGCATGGCGACCTGCGTGCCCAGGCGCGTCGTCTCCAACCTCACCGATTGCCGGCCGCAGATCCGCTCCGAGCGCGAGCGGCTGGTGCGCAATATCGGCATCCATACCCGGCGCATGGCCGCGGACTGGCAGTGCTTTTCCGACCTGGCCTTCGACGCGGCGCAGGTGCTGCTGGAACGCCTGCAATGGCAGCGCGAGGAGGTCGATGCATTGATCGTGGTCACCCAGTCGCCGGACTACCCGATCCCGGCGACCGCGATCATCCTGCAGGACCGCCTCGGGCTGTCGCACGCCACGGTGGCCTTCGACGTCAACCTGGGCTGCTCGGCCTACCCGTTCGGCATCAACCTGCTCGGCTCGATGATCGCCGCTGGCGGCGTCAAGAAGGGCCTGCTGCTGGTGGGCGACCGCAGCGCCACCTTCGACGACCCGATCTTCTCCGATTCCGGCACCGCCACCGCGCTGGAATTCAGCGCCGACGCCGCGCCGATGCACTTCGACCTCAACAGCGACGGCAGCGGCTACCGCGCGATCATCCTGCCGGTCGGCGGCCACCGCGAACCGGTCGGGGTGCAGCACCTGATCCCCTACCGCGCCGACGAGAACGACCACTGGCACCGCGGCGTGGACCTGCAACTGGACGGTGTGGCGGTGCTGAGCTTCTCCACCCAGCGGGTGCCGCCGGCGGTGCAGAAGCTGCTCGACTACAGCGGCGTGTCCAAGGACGAGATCGACTACTTCGTGTTCCACCAGGCCAACCGGATGATCAACGAGACCATCCGCAAGAAGCTCGGCCTGCCGCCGGAAAAGGTGCCCTCCACCCTGCACGATTTCGGCAACACCAGCGGCGCCTCGCTACCGGTCACCATGACCGCGCGGATCAACAAGCAACTGGAAGAAGGCCGCAAGCGCGTGCTGCTGTGCGGCTTCGGTATCGGCCTGTCCTGGGGCACCTGCCTGGTCGACATCGACGGCGCGGTGTTCCCCGACCTGATCGAGTCCTGACGATGGCGTTCTCTGCAACGACCGATGCCTTCGGGCTGCAGGGCAAGACCATCCTGGTGACCGGTGCCTCCTCGGGCATTGGTGCGGCCGTGGCCGCGCTGTGCGCGCGCCTGGGCGCGACGCTGGTGCTCAACGGGCGCGATGCGGAACGCTTGCAGGCGGTCGCCGAAACGCTCTCTGGCGAAGGCCACCGCAGCGTCATCGGCGACCTTACCGAAGAAGCAACCCGCACGGCCCTACTCGAGGCGGCCGAGCGCTACCACGGCCTGGCCTCGTGCGCCGGCATCGCCGCGCTGGTGCCGTTCCGGATGGCCGCCGAGAAGCACCTGCAGCAGATGCTGTCGGTGAACTACCTGGCACCGGTCATCCTCACCCAGCAGTTGCTGGCCAAGCGCCGGCTGCACGAGGGCGCCTCGCTGGTCTACGTCTCGGCGCTGACCGCGCGTGCCGCGCCGCAGGCCAGCGCCGGCTACGCCGGGTCCAAGGCGGCACTGGAGGCCGCGGTGCGCTCCTTCGCGCTGGAACAGGCCCGGCACCGTATCCGCGCCAATTGCATCGCCCCCGGCTACGTCGACACGCCGATGCTGAGTAGGCTGGGCAGCACCGCGGACATGGACGACAAGATCGCCCTGACCCCGCTGGGCCGCATCGACCCGGCCGATGTCGCCAATGGCGCCGCCTACCTGCTGTCCGACGCCAGCCGCTGGATCACTCGCAGCACCCTGACCATCGACGGTGGGCTCTCCCTGCCGATCCGCCTATGAGCCTGGAGACCCCCATGTCCGTTGCGGAAACGCCGGCCGCTCTGTCGCAAACGTTGTACGGCGTGCATGGCAAGACGATTCTGGTGACCGGCGCCTCCAAGGGCATCGGCGAGGCGGTGGCCAAGGCCTGTGCCGGCGCCGGTGCGCGCCTGCTCGTCGCCGGCCGCGACCTGCCGCGGCTGCAGGCCTTGCTCGACGCCTTGCCGGGCGACGGCCATCGTCTGTTCGCCGGCGACCTGTCCGATGCCGCCACCGTGCAACGCCTGGCCACCGAAAGCGGGCCACTGGACGGCGTGGTGCACAGCGCAGGCATCCGCGGCCTGTCGCCGATGAAACTGGTCAGCGAGCGTTTCCTCACCGAGGTGATGACGATCAACTACGTCGCGCCGACGATGCTGACCCGCCACCTGCTCGCGCGCCAGGCGCTGCGCCCCGGCGGCTCCATCGTCTTCCTCGCTTCGATCGCCGCGCTGACCGGCACCGTCGGCGTCGGGCCTTACGCCGGCTCCAAGGCAGCGCTGATCGGCATGCTGCGGCCGCTGGCGCTGGAACTGGCGAGGCGCCAGATCCGCGCCAACGCGCTGTGCCCGGGCCTGGTCGAGACCACCCTGATCAACGAAGACAAGGCCTGGTTCGAGGAGAGCCGCAAGCGCTACCCGCTGGGCATCGGCGACCCCGAGGACGTGGCCATGGCCTGCCTGTACTTCCTCTCCGACGCCAGCAGTAAAGTCACCGGCCAGGCCTTCAGCATGGACGGCGGCGTGGAGTTCGCATGAGCGATGCGCCCCCGCAACACGTGCTGATCGTCGGGGCCGGCGGCTTCGGTCGCGGCATCGCGGCGATGGCGTACAACGACGATCCGGGTTACGGCCAGGCCTGGGACATCAAGGGCTTCCTGGACAGCCGCAGCGCATTGGCGTCCGGCCTGCGCTGGCCGCTGCTGGGCGACCCGGACACCTACCAGCCGGTGCCCGGCGACCTGTTCGTCTGCGCGCTCGGCGACCCGGCCGCACGCCGCCGCTACAGCCAGCCACTGCTGGCGCGCGGCGCCGACTTCATGGTGCTGCGTCCACGCCTGCGCGAGGCCTCGGAGACGCTGATCGGGCGTGGCAGCCTGTTCGAGGTCGGCGTGTCGATCGGTGCCGACAGCCGCATCGGCGAGTTCGTCACCATCCTCGCCACCACCATCGTCGGCCACGACGTGGTGATCGGCGACTACGTGCAGATCGGCAACTTCGTGTTCGTCGGCGGCGGCGCGCGCATCGGCCATGACGTGGTCATCCATCCGCACGCCACCGTGCTGCCCGGCGTCGCGATCGGCGACGGCGCGGTGATCGGCGCCGGCAGCGTGGTGGTCAAGGACGTGCCGCCCAACGTCACCGTCGCCGGGAACCCGGCGCGTACCATCTTCAGCCGTTGACCCCGCACCCAGGACGCCGTTCCGCATGACCCGCCACGCCCTCGACGCCGAGCACTACATCAGCCCGCACAGCCTGCGCCTGGAACAGCAGAGGCTGTTCGGCAAATTGTGGATCTTCGTCGGCTTCGCCTCCATGGTACGCGAGCGCAACCAGTTCTTCGCGCGCCAGGTGGCCGGGGTGCCGGTGCTGGTGCAGCGCACTGAGGCCGGCATCCGCGCTTTCCTCAACCAGTGTCCGCACCGGCAGTCGGCGATCCAGACCGAAGCGCACGGCAAGCGGCCGCTGGTGTGCCCATACCACGCGTGGTCGTTCGGCGCCGAAGGCGAGTTGCGTGGGCTGCCCAACTCCGGCCTGTACCAGTTTACGGCCGAGGAGAAGGCCAACATCTGCCTGACAAAGCTGCATCTGCAGCAGGTGGGCGAGCTGCTATTCGTGAACATGGCCGAGCAGCCGCTGCCGCTGGAGCAGCAGTTTGCGCCAGCGTTCCTGGAGGATCTGCGCGCGGCGGCATCGCACGTGGATTCGCAGTTGATCTACAGCTGCCACCGCGTGCGCTACAACTGGAAGCTCAACATGGAGAACGTGAAGGATTACAACCATATTCCGTTCATCCATCCCAAGACCTTCAACCCGCTGATGACGGCAGCGCCCAAGCCCTCGGCGCATGTCGAGCGGTCCGTCGAGGTACCCTCGGCGGTGGAACAACTGCTGCAAGGCGGCGAGCCCGTTCCACTGGACGCGCTGAGCTTCCCGGCCAAGGCCGAGATCGCGGTGCAGGATCACTGGTACCGACCGCTTTGCGAGCGCTACGGTGAGGACTCGGCGTTCTACAACTGGTTCCTGTATCCGAACGTGAACTTCTACAGCGTGCGTGGCGACTCCTTCGTACTGCAGCAGTACGATCCGGTCTCGCCGCACGAGACCGACTACCACCTGTGGGTGGCGACCGCCCGGCGCCGAAGCGAGCGGACCGATTTCACCGCCCTGCTGAGTACGCTGATGCGCATCGAGCACCAGGTGATCGCCGAGGACACGGCCGTGCTGGAACGCCTGCAGGCCGGCTTCGGTCCGCACTCGCGTGCCTTCATGCACGGCGACTACGAGACCGAGCTGGTGCGCCAGCACCTGTGGTACCGCGCCAACGTGCTGGAGCAACCGGCATGAAGACGCTGGTGCTGATCGGCCAGGGCCACGCGCTGGAGCAGGCACAACGTACCGCGCAAGCCTGCGGCCTGGCGTACGTGGGCATCGCCCTGGAATCGCCGGACCGCTACAACTTCGACCTGGGCGCCCTGCACGCCAGCCATCCGCCGGCCGCGACCGACGTGTTCGTCGCCATGGACGAACGCGCGGTCAACCAGTCGCGGCACAAGCTGCTGGCCGACGTGCGCCTGGCCGGCTATGGCAGCATCGATCTTGTGTGGCCGCAATCGCACATCGATGACGGC includes:
- a CDS encoding SDR family oxidoreductase, with product MSVAETPAALSQTLYGVHGKTILVTGASKGIGEAVAKACAGAGARLLVAGRDLPRLQALLDALPGDGHRLFAGDLSDAATVQRLATESGPLDGVVHSAGIRGLSPMKLVSERFLTEVMTINYVAPTMLTRHLLARQALRPGGSIVFLASIAALTGTVGVGPYAGSKAALIGMLRPLALELARRQIRANALCPGLVETTLINEDKAWFEESRKRYPLGIGDPEDVAMACLYFLSDASSKVTGQAFSMDGGVEFA
- a CDS encoding acyl carrier protein codes for the protein MSQETFIENFLSATDFQNPVEVTMDTVLRELPEWDSLAALGVIVMFDMEYGKTITGEHLAAVVTLGDLYKLTGA
- a CDS encoding SDR family oxidoreductase; the encoded protein is MAFSATTDAFGLQGKTILVTGASSGIGAAVAALCARLGATLVLNGRDAERLQAVAETLSGEGHRSVIGDLTEEATRTALLEAAERYHGLASCAGIAALVPFRMAAEKHLQQMLSVNYLAPVILTQQLLAKRRLHEGASLVYVSALTARAAPQASAGYAGSKAALEAAVRSFALEQARHRIRANCIAPGYVDTPMLSRLGSTADMDDKIALTPLGRIDPADVANGAAYLLSDASRWITRSTLTIDGGLSLPIRL
- a CDS encoding aromatic ring-hydroxylating dioxygenase subunit alpha, whose protein sequence is MTRHALDAEHYISPHSLRLEQQRLFGKLWIFVGFASMVRERNQFFARQVAGVPVLVQRTEAGIRAFLNQCPHRQSAIQTEAHGKRPLVCPYHAWSFGAEGELRGLPNSGLYQFTAEEKANICLTKLHLQQVGELLFVNMAEQPLPLEQQFAPAFLEDLRAAASHVDSQLIYSCHRVRYNWKLNMENVKDYNHIPFIHPKTFNPLMTAAPKPSAHVERSVEVPSAVEQLLQGGEPVPLDALSFPAKAEIAVQDHWYRPLCERYGEDSAFYNWFLYPNVNFYSVRGDSFVLQQYDPVSPHETDYHLWVATARRRSERTDFTALLSTLMRIEHQVIAEDTAVLERLQAGFGPHSRAFMHGDYETELVRQHLWYRANVLEQPA
- a CDS encoding acetyltransferase, with product MSDAPPQHVLIVGAGGFGRGIAAMAYNDDPGYGQAWDIKGFLDSRSALASGLRWPLLGDPDTYQPVPGDLFVCALGDPAARRRYSQPLLARGADFMVLRPRLREASETLIGRGSLFEVGVSIGADSRIGEFVTILATTIVGHDVVIGDYVQIGNFVFVGGGARIGHDVVIHPHATVLPGVAIGDGAVIGAGSVVVKDVPPNVTVAGNPARTIFSR
- a CDS encoding DegT/DnrJ/EryC1/StrS family aminotransferase, which codes for MSIPVTSPLLPPLEAFVPYLEQIWRSRILTNGGDMHRALEKALAEYLGVNHLALLTNGTLALLTALQALRITGEVITTPYSFVATAHSLLWRGIKPVFVDIDPLSMNLDPLKIEAAITPHTTAIMPVHCYGTPCDTAAIERIADTYNLKVIYDAAHAFGVKDEGGSILRHGDLSVLSFHATKVFNTFEGGAIVCPDAKTYQRISRLKNFGFVDETTVVATGINGKMSEINAAFGLLQLQHIDDALAQRGAIDAQYRQRLAQVPGIRCLAPRSPGLSNYASFPILVEDAFPLARDELHRLLRSHDILVRRYFYPLISDFPMYRGLPSSAPAGLPVARQMADRVLCLPIFPGLAADQVDAIVDLIAAAGGVMSGSDSSSTLAPPSFAQPVEPAT
- a CDS encoding ketoacyl-ACP synthase III, yielding MPTSTLRNVRFAGMATCVPRRVVSNLTDCRPQIRSERERLVRNIGIHTRRMAADWQCFSDLAFDAAQVLLERLQWQREEVDALIVVTQSPDYPIPATAIILQDRLGLSHATVAFDVNLGCSAYPFGINLLGSMIAAGGVKKGLLLVGDRSATFDDPIFSDSGTATALEFSADAAPMHFDLNSDGSGYRAIILPVGGHREPVGVQHLIPYRADENDHWHRGVDLQLDGVAVLSFSTQRVPPAVQKLLDYSGVSKDEIDYFVFHQANRMINETIRKKLGLPPEKVPSTLHDFGNTSGASLPVTMTARINKQLEEGRKRVLLCGFGIGLSWGTCLVDIDGAVFPDLIES